The Ignavibacteria bacterium genomic interval TTTTCTTTCATTTCTTTTGGTGGAACCCAATTGTTCATTGGTCCTGCATCTTGTTTTCGCAACGAACAAATGTATGTTCTGTCCTCTACGCGCGCGACATCACCGACATCGGAGCGAGCCAGAAAACAATTCGGTCGTTTTTCCGGATTGAGTTTGATAAACGTTC includes:
- a CDS encoding phosphoenolpyruvate carboxykinase (GTP), translated to MLTQTQIKNQELLRWVEEAQKLCKPQSIHWCDGSEEEYKSLCEQLIASGTFIKLNPEKRPNCFLARSDVGDVARVEDRTYICSLRKQDAGPMNNWVPPKEMKE